A single region of the Enterobacter cloacae complex sp. R_G8 genome encodes:
- a CDS encoding GlxA family transcriptional regulator, with protein sequence MPLINVAIVAVDGFSPFHYSVPCILFGDAVSGEKRFNVTICAEKPGVLTSKEGFALNATQDFSAITQADIVVVPYWQHVLDRPPQVLLDSLVQARDNGAEIVGLCLGSFVLAYAGILDGKRAATHWEFEHHFQSLFPRVQLDINALYVDDDNIITSAGTAAALDCCLYIIRQRFGSVVANQIARRMIVPPHREGGQAQFIAQPVPKDTRDARINGLIDYLQQHITKPHSLDSLAAVVSMSRRTLTRHFVNATGMTVADWLTAERLRRSQILLEAGNMPVERVAELVGFNSAVTWRQQFKARFGVSPAEWRRTFRIQPSSGKNNAVTME encoded by the coding sequence ATGCCACTTATCAACGTCGCGATTGTCGCGGTAGACGGGTTTAGCCCGTTCCACTACTCCGTTCCCTGCATTCTGTTTGGCGACGCGGTCTCCGGCGAAAAGCGCTTTAACGTGACGATCTGCGCCGAAAAACCCGGCGTTCTCACCTCTAAAGAGGGCTTTGCCCTCAACGCGACGCAGGATTTTTCAGCCATTACGCAGGCGGATATTGTGGTGGTGCCCTACTGGCAGCACGTGCTCGATCGCCCGCCTCAGGTGCTGCTCGACAGCCTGGTGCAGGCAAGAGACAACGGTGCGGAAATTGTCGGGCTGTGTCTGGGGTCGTTTGTGCTGGCGTATGCGGGCATTCTCGACGGCAAGCGCGCGGCCACCCACTGGGAGTTTGAACATCACTTCCAGTCGCTTTTTCCGCGCGTCCAGCTTGATATCAACGCCCTCTATGTGGATGACGACAATATCATCACCTCCGCCGGGACCGCCGCCGCGCTGGACTGCTGTCTGTACATCATCCGCCAGCGCTTCGGCAGCGTGGTCGCCAACCAGATCGCCCGCCGGATGATTGTGCCGCCGCACCGCGAAGGCGGTCAGGCGCAGTTTATTGCCCAGCCGGTGCCGAAGGACACCCGCGACGCGCGGATTAACGGCCTGATCGACTATCTTCAGCAGCATATTACCAAACCGCACAGCCTGGACTCGCTGGCGGCGGTGGTTTCCATGAGTCGCCGCACGCTGACCCGTCATTTTGTCAACGCCACCGGCATGACCGTGGCCGACTGGCTCACCGCCGAGCGCCTGCGGCGCAGCCAGATCTTGCTTGAAGCCGGCAACATGCCGGTTGAACGCGTGGCCGAACTGGTAGGGTTTAACTCTGCGGTGACCTGGCGCCAGCAGTTTAAGGCGCGCTTTGGGGTGAGTCCGGCGGAGTGGCGCAGGACGTTTCGCATTCAGCCCTCTTCAGGGAAAAATAATGCTGTCACGATGGAATAA
- a CDS encoding MBL fold metallo-hydrolase — protein MNITHIRNATQLITYAGKRFLIDPMLAAKDAYPGFPGTARAHIRNPMVELPVDVSMLLNADAVIVTHTHDDHWDRAAVELIAKDKPIYVQNDRDAALLRSQGFHNLTVMTDETTFGDIRIEKTHCGQHGTDRAYAVPELAERLGEACGVVLRHPDEKTLYIAGDTVWRDAVAADLQKHQPDVVVLNAGYAHVIGFGPIIMGEKDLLNVHFLLPQAKIVAVHMEAINHCLLSRRALREYVEANQIGDAVSIPQDGETVIF, from the coding sequence ATGAACATCACCCATATTCGCAATGCCACCCAGCTGATCACGTATGCCGGTAAACGCTTTTTGATCGACCCGATGCTGGCCGCAAAAGACGCTTACCCCGGTTTCCCCGGCACAGCCCGGGCCCACATCCGTAACCCGATGGTCGAGCTGCCCGTTGACGTCAGCATGCTGCTGAACGCCGATGCGGTGATCGTCACCCATACCCATGACGATCACTGGGATCGCGCGGCGGTGGAACTGATCGCCAAAGACAAACCGATCTATGTGCAAAACGATCGTGATGCCGCGCTGCTGCGAAGCCAGGGCTTTCACAACCTGACAGTCATGACCGACGAGACCACCTTCGGTGATATCCGCATCGAGAAAACCCACTGCGGCCAGCACGGTACCGATCGTGCGTACGCGGTGCCGGAGCTGGCAGAGCGTCTGGGCGAAGCCTGCGGTGTGGTTCTGCGCCACCCCGACGAGAAAACGCTCTACATCGCGGGCGATACCGTCTGGCGTGATGCGGTGGCGGCCGATCTGCAAAAACACCAGCCGGATGTGGTGGTGCTTAATGCCGGATACGCGCATGTGATCGGTTTCGGGCCCATCATTATGGGGGAAAAGGATCTGCTCAACGTTCACTTCCTGCTGCCGCAGGCAAAAATTGTGGCGGTCCATATGGAAGCCATTAACCATTGCCTGCTGAGCCGCCGCGCGCTGCGGGAATACGTGGAAGCGAACCAGATCGGTGATGCGGTGAGCATTCCCCAGGACGGCGAAACCGTTATATTCTGA
- a CDS encoding sigma-70 family RNA polymerase sigma factor encodes MPPDDAESTQLRELIPGLRRFALWLTRDVHEADDLVQTTLERALDKWTTRRPDASLKSWLFTILYREFLIEKRRTKRYWGLLSRMKSDDNPAWPSAEQEIATQSMLEAFGRLTPEQRSLLILITIEGLSYQEVAHVMDIPIGTVMSRLSRARQALHRLGEGETPQPILRLMK; translated from the coding sequence ATGCCACCTGATGACGCTGAAAGTACACAGTTGCGAGAGCTGATCCCCGGCCTGCGCCGTTTCGCTCTCTGGCTGACCCGGGATGTCCATGAAGCCGACGATCTGGTGCAGACGACGCTTGAGCGTGCGCTGGATAAATGGACAACACGACGACCTGATGCCTCGTTAAAAAGCTGGTTATTCACCATTCTCTATCGCGAGTTCCTGATAGAGAAACGCCGCACAAAGCGCTACTGGGGATTGCTCAGCAGAATGAAAAGCGATGACAATCCTGCCTGGCCGTCAGCGGAGCAGGAGATTGCGACGCAAAGTATGCTGGAGGCCTTTGGACGTTTGACGCCAGAGCAACGCAGCCTGCTGATCCTCATAACCATTGAAGGTCTGAGCTATCAGGAGGTTGCCCATGTGATGGATATTCCCATCGGCACCGTGATGTCCCGACTTTCCCGGGCTCGCCAGGCGCTGCACCGCCTGGGCGAGGGTGAAACCCCACAGCCGATACTGAGACTGATGAAATGA
- a CDS encoding anti-sigma factor, whose protein sequence is MKIPPDEHDLHAYVDDQLDEHERVIMERYLAHHPHIARQVQGWREDAQRLRATLGGLPLPDVTTSLDPATIRARQVRRTHSRMRLAASFVLCIALGSLGGWQARGWQSATSAPMGDALSAYKLMVVEKSMAADFTPDGPTALTAWLTQHVGAGAQMPDLRQAGFTPVSGRLFATEQGAAAMVLYRDSTGHTLSFYIRPPDPRQPLLSTGQRTAGGLVALYGSSQGLNYAVVGPAGMVNNPAISRELGKRT, encoded by the coding sequence ATGAAAATACCGCCTGACGAACACGATTTGCATGCTTATGTAGACGATCAACTGGATGAGCATGAGCGGGTCATTATGGAACGCTACCTGGCACATCATCCGCACATTGCCCGGCAGGTGCAGGGCTGGCGGGAGGATGCACAGCGTCTGCGCGCCACGCTGGGGGGGCTGCCGTTGCCTGACGTGACCACGTCGCTGGATCCTGCGACGATACGCGCCCGACAGGTACGCCGAACCCACAGCCGTATGCGGCTGGCTGCCTCTTTTGTCCTGTGCATCGCGCTTGGCTCACTGGGTGGCTGGCAGGCGCGTGGCTGGCAGAGTGCCACCAGTGCGCCAATGGGCGATGCGCTCAGCGCCTATAAGCTGATGGTGGTTGAGAAAAGTATGGCAGCCGATTTTACCCCGGACGGACCCACAGCCCTGACCGCGTGGCTGACGCAACACGTCGGAGCGGGGGCGCAGATGCCCGATCTGCGCCAGGCTGGGTTCACGCCGGTGAGCGGTCGCCTGTTTGCTACAGAACAGGGGGCCGCTGCGATGGTGCTTTACCGGGACAGCACCGGCCATACCCTCAGCTTCTATATTCGCCCGCCGGATCCTCGCCAGCCGCTGCTCTCAACCGGCCAGCGCACCGCGGGCGGGCTGGTGGCCCTTTATGGCTCCTCGCAGGGACTGAACTATGCCGTCGTCGGCCCGGCGGGTATGGTCAACAATCCCGCCATTTCCCGCGAACTCGGCAAACGCACCTGA